The following proteins are encoded in a genomic region of Vibrio sinaloensis:
- a CDS encoding FAD-dependent oxidoreductase — translation MTKILIVGGVAGGASAAARARRLSEDAEIIMFERGSFVSFANCGLPYHIGGDIKDRSKLLLQTPESFLARFNVDVRVMSEVISIDRHNKQVTVKSLLDNSEYTESYDFLLLSPGAGPIVPPIPGIDNPLTHSLRNIPDMDRIIQTIQMNKPEHATVVGGGFIGLEMMEAFHQLGIKTTLIEMADQVMTPVDREMAGFAHAEIRQKGIDLKLGVALQAIEYVPNEHIASIGSGEDTEHQHIEGELNLTLSNGESLTTDILIMAIGVRPETKLAKEAGLQIGELGGIYTNEMMQTSDPSIYAVGDAVEEKDFVTGAQTLVPLAGPANRQGRMAADNMLGRSETYQGTQGTAICKIFDLAVASTGKNEKQLKRDGVEYEKVYVHTASHASYYPGAEIVSFKMLFDAKTGKIFGAQAVGKDGVDKRIDVMAVAQRAGMTVEQLQHLELTYAPPYGSAKDVINQAAFVANNIIKGDATPIHFDEMDSLTDEQVLLDVRNPGELENVGFIKDAINIPVDQLRHRMDELPKDKEIVIYCQVGLRGNVAYRQLVNSGFKARNLIGGYRTYKFATA, via the coding sequence ATGACAAAGATTCTTATTGTTGGTGGCGTTGCTGGTGGAGCATCAGCCGCAGCACGTGCTCGTCGCTTGAGTGAAGATGCAGAAATCATCATGTTCGAAAGAGGAAGTTTCGTCTCGTTCGCCAATTGCGGCTTGCCATACCACATAGGTGGCGACATTAAGGATAGAAGTAAGCTCCTCTTGCAAACTCCAGAAAGCTTCCTAGCTCGATTTAACGTTGATGTTCGTGTTATGAGCGAAGTCATATCCATTGATCGACACAACAAGCAGGTTACTGTTAAGAGCCTATTGGATAATAGCGAATATACTGAAAGCTACGACTTCTTGCTCCTTAGCCCTGGCGCAGGCCCTATCGTACCGCCAATCCCTGGTATTGATAACCCGCTGACGCATTCGCTGCGTAACATCCCAGATATGGATCGTATCATTCAAACCATCCAAATGAACAAGCCAGAGCACGCAACGGTTGTCGGAGGTGGATTCATCGGTCTAGAAATGATGGAAGCTTTCCACCAGTTGGGAATTAAAACCACGCTAATTGAGATGGCCGATCAGGTGATGACACCTGTCGACCGTGAAATGGCGGGCTTTGCGCACGCTGAAATTCGTCAAAAAGGTATTGACCTTAAACTAGGCGTTGCTCTTCAAGCAATCGAGTACGTGCCGAACGAGCATATAGCCAGCATCGGCTCTGGTGAAGATACCGAACACCAGCATATTGAAGGTGAACTCAATCTTACTCTAAGCAATGGTGAGTCACTAACTACTGACATCTTAATCATGGCTATCGGTGTGCGCCCTGAGACTAAGTTGGCAAAAGAAGCAGGGCTTCAAATTGGTGAACTAGGTGGTATCTACACCAATGAAATGATGCAGACTAGCGATCCTAGCATTTACGCTGTGGGTGATGCAGTCGAAGAAAAAGACTTTGTCACAGGTGCACAAACTTTGGTTCCGCTTGCTGGCCCTGCTAACCGTCAAGGTCGCATGGCTGCCGATAATATGCTGGGACGCAGTGAAACCTATCAAGGTACACAAGGCACGGCTATCTGTAAGATATTTGACCTCGCGGTTGCTTCAACGGGCAAAAACGAGAAACAACTTAAACGTGATGGTGTTGAGTACGAAAAGGTCTACGTTCATACCGCAAGCCATGCAAGTTACTACCCAGGCGCTGAGATTGTTTCGTTCAAGATGTTGTTCGATGCAAAAACAGGCAAAATCTTTGGTGCGCAAGCAGTGGGTAAAGACGGTGTCGATAAACGAATTGATGTAATGGCGGTTGCACAGCGTGCAGGCATGACGGTCGAGCAGCTTCAACACCTTGAGCTCACATACGCGCCGCCGTATGGCAGTGCTAAAGATGTGATCAACCAAGCAGCCTTTGTGGCCAACAACATCATCAAGGGCGACGCCACTCCGATTCACTTTGATGAAATGGACTCACTGACAGACGAGCAAGTCCTGCTTGATGTACGTAACCCCGGCGAACTTGAAAATGTTGGCTTTATCAAAGATGCGATCAACATTCCTGTAGACCAATTGCGTCACCGTATGGACGAACTACCAAAAGACAAGGAGATCGTAATCTACTGCCAAGTTGGGTTACGCGGTAACGTCGCATACCGTCAACTGGTTAATAGCGGCTTCAAAGCGCGTAACCTGATTGGTGGGTATCGCACTTACAAGTTCGCCACCGCTTAA
- a CDS encoding pyridine nucleotide-disulfide oxidoreductase, producing the protein MTKILIVGGVAGGASAAARARRLSEDAQIIMFERGPFVSLEK; encoded by the coding sequence ATGACTAAGATTTTAATTGTTGGCGGTGTGGCTGGCGGCGCATCGGCCGCAGCTCGCGCACGTCGCTTGAGCGAAGACGCACAGATCATCATGTTTGAGCGCGGTCCTTTTGTCTCATTAGAAAAGTAA
- a CDS encoding YgaP family membrane protein, with product MSLENAIRVLAGSMVLLSVVLTVTVHTGFVWLTVFVGVNLIQSAFTGICPAAYFLKKLGFQ from the coding sequence ATGAGTCTTGAAAATGCAATCAGAGTACTAGCTGGAAGTATGGTGCTGCTCTCGGTAGTTCTTACCGTAACGGTTCATACTGGCTTCGTGTGGTTGACCGTTTTCGTCGGTGTTAACTTGATTCAAAGCGCATTTACAGGGATTTGTCCTGCGGCCTATTTCCTGAAAAAACTGGGTTTCCAATAA
- a CDS encoding ArsR/SmtB family transcription factor: protein MNSQTVNIDEMQKNAVAAAELLKVMAHPERLMVLCQLTEGEVGVGALQSGSALSQSAFSQHLTVLRKHGLIKSRKESQQVFYSLDDERVVQLIHNLQSTFCG from the coding sequence ATGAACAGTCAAACAGTGAATATCGACGAAATGCAAAAGAACGCGGTCGCCGCTGCTGAACTATTAAAAGTTATGGCTCACCCAGAGCGGCTAATGGTGCTGTGTCAATTGACAGAAGGTGAAGTAGGGGTTGGAGCACTACAAAGTGGTTCTGCCCTGAGCCAATCGGCGTTCTCACAGCATCTAACTGTGCTACGCAAGCATGGCTTAATCAAATCGCGTAAAGAGTCGCAACAAGTATTCTATTCGCTGGATGACGAACGCGTTGTCCAGCTTATTCACAATTTACAGTCCACGTTTTGTGGCTAA
- a CDS encoding YeeE/YedE family protein produces the protein MAFTFPWESLAGGILLGISATVLLLLNGKIAGISGIMTGLLTPKSSDFAWRLLFAVGMVGGGVLATIWFAVEIPSEFGLSAWWLAAAGLLVGIGTRLGNGCTSGHGICGIGRLSKRSIVATMIFMAVAGATVFVRLHLL, from the coding sequence ATGGCTTTTACTTTTCCTTGGGAATCGCTAGCAGGAGGCATTTTACTGGGTATTTCAGCGACTGTTTTGCTGTTGTTGAACGGCAAGATAGCTGGGATCAGTGGCATTATGACTGGACTATTAACCCCAAAATCGTCTGACTTTGCATGGCGATTGCTGTTTGCAGTTGGCATGGTGGGTGGTGGTGTTCTTGCCACGATTTGGTTTGCTGTTGAAATCCCGAGTGAATTTGGTCTCAGTGCTTGGTGGTTGGCAGCGGCGGGTTTGCTGGTTGGCATTGGCACCCGATTAGGCAATGGCTGCACCAGTGGTCACGGCATATGCGGCATTGGTCGGCTATCTAAGCGCTCCATCGTCGCGACTATGATCTTTATGGCTGTCGCTGGCGCGACCGTGTTTGTCCGTCTTCACCTTCTGTAA
- a CDS encoding YeeE/YedE family protein codes for MNKVVFRLTSLAAGFLFGMGMIISGMADPNKVIGFLDVAGAWDPSLAFVMGGALMVFMPSYFLLIKPKQKPLVAEQFCMSKHKNVDGRLVAGAVLFGLGWGLAGICPGPAMSSLALGNMGVWIFFASMMVGLGATNLLICLKNSRESQTQTA; via the coding sequence ATGAATAAAGTAGTATTTCGTTTAACGTCGCTAGCGGCTGGCTTTCTGTTTGGAATGGGTATGATCATCTCTGGTATGGCCGACCCGAATAAAGTGATTGGCTTTTTGGACGTTGCGGGGGCGTGGGACCCAAGCCTTGCTTTCGTGATGGGCGGCGCCCTGATGGTGTTTATGCCGAGTTACTTCTTGCTGATCAAACCGAAACAAAAACCTTTGGTAGCTGAACAGTTTTGTATGAGCAAGCACAAAAATGTCGACGGTCGCTTAGTCGCCGGTGCCGTATTGTTTGGGCTTGGCTGGGGGCTTGCAGGTATTTGTCCTGGGCCAGCGATGTCGAGCTTAGCGCTAGGCAATATGGGTGTTTGGATCTTCTTCGCCAGTATGATGGTTGGCCTTGGGGCAACAAACCTACTGATTTGTTTGAAAAATAGTCGCGAGTCACAAACGCAAACCGCGTAA
- a CDS encoding efflux RND transporter periplasmic adaptor subunit: MKLLSLSIALGTALATNVYAQQDQNSYTVKSEPLSQIVHLDGVVQPVNQGTVAAQTSGRIVGLFVDVNDYVKQGAVLLEISDVQQSASLESAQAQLLSAVAQNREAQAQLKRYKQLFPKGAVSQDQMDSAEARARSAAASVKSAQAAVAQAKESLGYTSVTAPYDGIVTKRHVELGETVAPGTPLLSGFALNMLRVETEIPQRYQPRVERIDQFAISAPNGRSIAPTEYSLFSYADPQSHTFKMRLTLPENTTELVPGMWVKTEFEYGQKQALMIPESAVVRRGELSAVYRETGQSRLLNPVRLGQSYGDYVEVLSGLEEGDVISTVALAAKGE, translated from the coding sequence ATGAAACTGTTATCTTTGAGTATTGCGTTGGGTACAGCGTTGGCCACCAACGTCTATGCACAACAAGACCAAAACAGCTACACGGTGAAGAGTGAGCCACTCTCTCAAATCGTTCATTTAGACGGCGTGGTTCAACCTGTTAATCAGGGTACGGTCGCTGCGCAAACATCCGGTCGAATTGTCGGCTTGTTTGTTGATGTCAATGACTATGTTAAACAAGGAGCTGTGCTTCTTGAAATCAGTGATGTGCAACAATCGGCGTCACTTGAGTCGGCGCAAGCTCAACTGCTTAGCGCCGTTGCACAAAATCGAGAGGCGCAAGCACAGTTAAAGCGCTACAAACAGCTTTTCCCTAAAGGCGCGGTATCTCAAGATCAAATGGACAGCGCAGAGGCCCGTGCTCGCAGTGCGGCCGCGTCCGTGAAATCGGCTCAGGCTGCGGTCGCTCAGGCCAAAGAGTCACTTGGCTATACCAGTGTTACTGCGCCATATGATGGTATTGTCACCAAACGTCATGTTGAGCTGGGCGAAACTGTCGCTCCAGGAACGCCGCTATTAAGCGGCTTTGCGCTCAACATGCTCAGAGTCGAGACGGAAATCCCCCAGCGCTATCAACCGCGCGTTGAGCGTATCGATCAGTTTGCAATCAGCGCGCCAAATGGACGCTCGATTGCTCCGACAGAGTATAGCTTGTTTAGCTATGCCGACCCGCAGTCGCACACCTTTAAAATGCGCTTAACCTTGCCAGAGAACACGACAGAATTAGTGCCTGGAATGTGGGTGAAAACCGAGTTTGAATACGGTCAGAAACAGGCGTTGATGATTCCAGAGTCTGCCGTGGTTCGCCGCGGTGAATTGAGCGCAGTGTATCGCGAAACAGGGCAATCACGATTGCTCAATCCAGTTCGGTTGGGCCAAAGCTATGGTGACTATGTCGAAGTGTTGTCAGGCCTAGAAGAAGGCGATGTGATCTCTACGGTGGCATTGGCGGCAAAAGGAGAGTGA